The Polyangium mundeleinium genome contains the following window.
ACGGCCACGCCGCGCCCGACGTGGGAAGCCGCCGCGGTGGGGCTCGTGGACGCCCTGGTCGGGCTGTGGCAGGCCCCGTTCACCCCGACGAAATGATCGTACGACCTGGCACGACAAAAGAAGGAAGGAAGAATCGACCATGCGCGTGATCGTGGACGAGGAAAAGTGCTGCGGGGCAGGGCAGTGTGTGCTGCTCGCGCCGAAGGTGTTCGACCAGCGGGACGACGGCATCGTGATCCTGCTCGACGAATCGCCCGCGAAGGAGCTGCACACGGTCGTGCGCGAAGCGGTGACCGTATGCCCCGCGGCCGCGATAAGGCTGGAAGAGCACGAATGACGACGCCGACGAGCGTGCTCGTCGTGGGCGCCTCCGCAGGCGGCTTGTCCGTCGCGGAGGCGCTGCGGCGCGAGGGGTTCACGGGCAGCCTGACGCTCCTCGGCGCGGAGCGGCACCTGCCCTACGACCGGCCGCCGCTCTCGAAAAAGGTGCTGGGCGGCGCCTGGAAACCCGAGCAGACGCAGCTCCGGCCCGAGAGCGCGCTCGCGAAGCTCGAAGTAGAATTCGTCCTCGGCGACCCCGCCGTTCGCCTCGACGTGGGCGCGCGTGAGGTGACGACCGCGTCGGGGCGTTGCCTGCGGGCGGACGTGATCGTGCTGGCCACGGGTCTCGAGCCGCGCCGGCTGCCGGGGCAGGAGGCCTGGGCCGGCGTGCACGTGCTGCGCACGGTGGACGAGACGCTCGCCTTGCGGGCCGATCTGCTCGCGGGGCCACGGGTGGTCGTCGCGGGCGACGGCGTGCTCGGCACGGAGATCGCCGCGACCGCGCGCGGCATGGGGCTCGCGGTGACGATGGTCGGCCCGCAATCGGCGCCGCTCGCGAGTCAGTTCGGATCGCAGGTCGGCGGGTATCTGGCGAAGCTGCACGTGGATCAGGGGGTCGAGCTGCGGCTCGGGGTCGGCGTGACGGAGCTCTGCGGCGCGGAGGGACGGGTCTCCGGGGTGCGCCTGGCGAACGGCGAGGTGCTGCCCGCGGACGTGGTGGTGGTGGCGATTGGCTCGCGCCCGGCGACGGGATGGCTCGCGGGGAGCGGGCTCGCGCTGGCGGATGGAATCGTGTGTGATTCACGGTGCCAGGCGGCGGCCGGCATTTACGCCGTCGGCGACGTGGCGTTCTGGCATCACGAGGGGTTCGGCGTGGGGATGCGGCTGGAGAACCGGACGAATGCCGTCGAGCAGGCGATGGTGGTGGCGGCCAACATCCTCGGCAAGGACCGGCCGTACACGCCGGTGCCGTATTTCTGGACCGATCAATTCGACGCCAAGATCCAGGTGCACGGCTTCGTGTCTGCCGACGCCGAGGTGGCGATCGTGGAAGGGGATCCCGCGCTCCGGCAGTTCGTCGCGCTGTACGGGAGCCGCGGAAAGGTCACCGGGGTGCTCGGGTGGAACATGGTGAAGCAGACCCGGCAGCACCGGCAGCACGTGGTCGATGGGACGGCGTGGAGCGAGGTGGTCGCCGCGGCGCGGGTGGCCTCGACCTGAAATACGTCAGAGCGCCTCGATGAGGCTCACTTGCCAGAGCGAGCAGGTCTCGCGTTTGCCCCCGGCCGGCGAGCGTCCGCCGGTGATGCGGACCTTCGCGCCCACGCCCACGACCTTGCCGTCGCTCGTGTGGAGCTTGAGGTCCTTGTCCGAGAAGCTCTTCGGCAGGCGCTCCATCTGATTCTTGCCGTCGCCGACCGGCACGTCGGCGTTGACGCGTTTGCCCTTGCCGTCAGGCTCGGCGAAGAGGTTGAAGTCGCACGTGTCACTGCAGACTTTCACCGAGCTTCGCAGCGGTCCGACGTAGCCCTCGATCGCCACGCGCTTCGTGACGTTCAGGCCCTTCTCCATGGTGGGGTCGAACTCGGCGCTGCAGACGTTTTCGAACGTGACGGGCGTACCGGGCTTGGGCTTCTCGCAGCCGAGGCCGAGGGTGGCGAGCAGGGCCGCGGCGGCGAGACCAACGGGGAGGCGGGTCGCTGGAAGACGCATCGTACCGCGGACGTTATCCGAAATTGGTCAGTCGTTCACATCTTTGTGCACCTCTCTCCCATCGTGGTACGGACGACATCTCATGCGACGGTTTCTCGGCTCGATGCTCGCCCTCGCGCTCGCTCCTCTGGCCTCGGCCCACGCCGCGCCGAAAGAGCCTCGCGCGGGGCTCGCGTATTACGCGAATCCGCGCACGCTCTCCCACGTGGCCGCGAAATTCGGTCTTTCGGTCGACGAGATCGCGCGGCTGAACGGCATCAAGAACAAGCACAACTTCAATCGGTATGGGCTCGTCTTGCCCGACGTACCCTCGACCCGAAAGCTCCCGCGTTATGTACCTTGGACGCCGGCACGACAACGCGCGGCGTGCCCGGTCACGCCGTGGAAGTTCGTCGCGACCGCCGAGGAGAAGGGCTGCATGGACGCCTATTGCGGGACCGGCCCCGGCGGCGCGCGAGCGTGCCTGTGCCGCGACGATCAGGCCGATACGTCGATGGTCCTCACCACGAACGGCAAGACCCTGCGCCTGCCCGTGGAGGTCTCCGCCTTCAATCCGTGGGGATCGAGCTTCGTGGACGTGGCGTCCGCCGATCTCGACGGCGACGGCGCGCCCGAGGTGATGCTCTCGGTGCTGCAAACGGTCTCGAATGGGCTCGGCCAGGAGTATCGCCCGCTCATCGTCGTTCGCGACGGCCGGGAAATGCTGCGCTATGACAGCGGCATGTTCACCGCGAAAACGGCGCTCGTTCGCGTGGGCAAGGAGTGCCACCTGGCCACGGCCCACTGGGAAGAAGTGACCCATCCCCTCAAAGGGCCGGCCCTTCACCTCGTGGAGCGCACGTTCGACCCGACGAACCTTCGCGTCGACCGCGAGCTCACAGGGATTCGCGCCGGCGAAGGCCAGATCTACGAGCTTCCTTTCGACCCGCTCGCCCCGCGCACCCTGCCCACGCAGTCGGGCACGCTGGTCGGGATCTTCCGCGAAGACGTCGGCACGACCATCAAGCTTCGCACGGCCTCGGGGACGAAATCCCTGCCCAATGCCCGCTTCGGCGACGCGAGCACCGGGCGCGTGTTCCCCTTGGGCTTTGTTCCGAGCAAGGTCCCGAAGGGAGAAGCGGTCTTCGGTCGCTCGCACGACACCGATATCGTGTGGCTGCCCGGCCCGAGCAAACGATAGCCGTCAGCGCGGGTGGCGTTGCGCGGCGAATTGCGTCGCGCGGTCCCTGCTCCAGATGTCCATCATCCAGCCCGGGTATTCGGCGCGCAGCTTGCTCACCTCGTCGAGCTGCAAAAGCTCCTCGGCGTCCAGGGTCACGTCGACGGAGGCGAGTGTATCGCTGAGCTGGTCTGTACGTTTGGCGCCGAGGATGACGCTCGTGACGGACTTCTGGTGCAAGAGCCACGCAATGGCGAGCTGCGCCACGGTGACGCCTTTGCGCGCCGCCATGGCGGCGAGCACGTCGACGATGTCGTAGCCGCGCTCGGGATCCACGGGCGGAAACGCAAACGCCGTGCGGCGGCTGCCCTCGATCTCCCGCTGCGCGCGGGTGTATTTGCCGCTCAGGAAACCACCGGCGAGCGGGCTCCAGACGAGCAAGCCGAGGCCTTCGCTTTGCAGCATCGGCACGATCTCGCGCTCCAGCTCACGACCCGCGATCGTGTAATACGCCTGCACCGAGGCGATCTTCGCGACGCCATGCAGCGCCGAGAGGCCGAGCGCCTTGGCCATTTGCCAGGCCGCCCAGTTCGATACGCCGATGTAACGGACGAGCCCTTGCCGCACGAGATCCGAGAGGGCCTCGAGCGACTCCTCGATGGGCGTGGCCGGATCGAAGCCGTGGAGCTGATACAGATCGATGTGATCGAGCTGAAGCCGTTCGAGGCTCGCGCGGACGGCGTCCATGATATGACCCCGCGAGGAGCCGTGGCTGTTCGGGCCCCGACCCGCCGGGCCGAAGACCTTCGTGGCGACGACGATCTCGCTGCGCCGGATGCCGAGGTTCTTGAGCGCCTGGCCCGTGATGCGTTCGGAATGACCTTCCGAATAGGTGTCTGCCGTGTCGAGGAAGTTGACGCCGGCCTCGATCGCCTTTGCCACGAGCGCATCCGCCTCCGCTTGCTGGACCTGGCCGAGGAAACCAAAGGGCCCCTGTCCGCCGAACGTCATGGTGCCGAAGCAAAGCTCCGAAACGTAAAGACCGGTGCTCCCAAGCTTGTTGTAGCGCATGAATCGCGACCTCCGAGGCAGGGTATAGCCCTCGGCCTACCTTTCGAGTAGACTCCACGATCGAAAAGGGCTCTTGAGCCAGGTTCAACGATGAGACGAGAAGACTGGCCCGATCTCGTGGCCTTCGCGGCCATCGCCGAAGAGCAGAGTTTTACGCGGGCCGCGGCGCGCCTCGGCGTCTCCACGTCGGCGTTGAGCCACGCCATGCGCGCCCTCGAAGAGCGCCTCGGCGTGCTCCTCTTGACCCGCACCACCCGCAGCGTCGCCCCGACGGACGCGGGCGAGCGGCTGCTCGCGACGTTGAAGCCGGCCATGGACGACGTCGCGTCGGCGGTGGAGTCGCTCGGGACGCTGCGTGATAAGCCAGCGGGGCACGTGCGCCTGACGGTGCATTCGCTGGCCATGCGGTCGATCACGCCGCGCTTGCCCGCGTTTGCCCGCGCCTTTCCCGACGTCGTCGTGGACATCACGGTCGACAACGAGAGGACCGATATCGTCGCGAACCGCTTCGACGCCGGCGTTCGTTACGGAGAGCTCGTCGACAAGGACATGATCTCCGTGCGCATCGGCCCGGACGAGCGCGGCCTCGTGGTCGCTTCGCCGGCTTATTTCGAGCGGTTTCCTCCGCCGAAGAAGCCCCAGGACATCGCCAAGCATCGTTGCCTCTGCGCGCGGCTTTCGCCCGGGGGGCCCCTCTATCGGTGGGAGCTCGAAAAACGGGGGCGATCCGTGCGCGTCGCGGCGCCGCCGGTCTTCATCACGAACGACAGCGATTCGCTGCTCGCGGCGGCGCTCGCAGGGATGGGCCTCGCCTATGTGATGGAGTCGGTCGTGCTCCCGCACCTGCGTTCGGGCGCGCTGGTCCGGGCGCTCGAGGATTGGTGTCCACCATTCCCAGGGAGCTTCCTTTATTATCCGAGCCGCCGTCAGCTCACGCCGGCCCTGCGGGCGTTGATCGAGGCGCTCCGGTACCCCGCGCCGGCCGCCGCCCCTCGCGAGGCTGCGCGGTAGGGAGGGCTAAGAAACGAGCGCGAACGTGACCGTCAATGGCAAATGGTCCGACGGCTCGCTCGCGGACGGCATCACGGTGTCGCGGCTGAGACGCGGGAGGACGCCGGGACGTGGGTCGAGCCGGCCCTCGGAAGAGAGCAGGTAATCGATTTTGCGCGGGCGGCCGTTGATCGCGGTCGTGTCCCACGGTCGCTGCGCGCGGCAGCTCTCGGCGAGGCCGCGCTCGTAGGCCGCGGCGAGCACCACGCTCTGCGAGGTCGCGTTGAAATCGCCCGCGACGAGCCAGGTGACGTCGGCGGGAGCGGCGTCGCGGGAGGCGAGGAGCTCGAGCATCTGGCGGTGTCCGAGGTGCTCGTCGGTCGGCGTGCTGTCGGGCTGCCACGTCAGGTGGGTCGTCGCGACGTGGAGGGGTCGGGTATCGACGGTGAGGCGCGCGATCAGCGCGAGGTCGTCGTCGCCGGGCCGGTGTGCCGCGAAATGCAGCACGTCGTGGCCGTGCCACGTGAAGAGCGCGCGACGCGCAAACAGGGCCGAGCCCTCGCGGCGGCCCGTCCGCTGCGCGTAGGCGCTCGCGTGGGTCGCGTCGAGGCGGGCGCAGAGCGCCTCGTACAGGTCGGGCTCGACCTCCTGCAGGCACAGAAGGTCGGATCCGAGGGCATCGATGCGCGCGAGCAGGCGGGCGCGGCGGGTCGCGGGATCGAGGGCATCCGCCGGCGAGCCCCGGTAGCGATCGGGCCGCACGTAGCACTGGGCGAGCACGTTGTAGGTCGTGGCCGAAAAGGTCGTCGTCATCGAGGGCAACCGTAGAGACCTTCGGCCGCAGCGACCAGGACACGATTCCGGACAAGGCCTCGGTCAGCCGAGCGCCCGCCCCAGGAAACGCGCCCCCGGGAAGGGGTTGTGGCTCGGCCCTCACGTGTTCGACCTGCCGCTCGACCTGTGCCACCCTCCGGCCCTCGGGTGTGACCACGATGAAGCGCCTCGCATGGTTTCTCCTGGCAATGGCTCCCCTCGTCGCGGTCCCCGCGGCGTTCACCGCGGTCCTCGCCACGGGATCGCCCGTTCTCCGCACCACGATTCCAATCGAGGCCCGCGCGCGAGGTCACTGCACGTGGCATTGCCACAACCACGGCTGTTCCCACACGCCGCATCTCCCGCGCGCGCTCGCGGGCGACGAGGGTCTGTACGGCGCGACGATCGCAGGCCTGAAGGCCGCGGGGAGGGCCGTCGTGCCCGATAAGCCCCACGTGGGCTACGGCGTGGTGAACCTCGCGGTATTCTGTGTGGCGTGGCCGGGGATCATGTACGCGCTCTACCTCGTGGCCCTCTCGCAAAGGCGCAAGATCCGCGCGCTCCGGCGAGGTGCGTCGTGACGCAGTTCGGGTTCACCCTTTACGCCGCGTGCGTGGACTTCATGGTTCGCGTGGCCGCGCTCGCGGGGGCGACGTACCGCGATGCGAATGCGTTCCTGTTCTTCGTGCTCTGGCCCGTGGTGACGGTCGCGCTGCTCGCGATCGTGGCGTGGCAAGCCGTCGTGCTGCGGCGGCTCGAGCGTCGCCGATGAAACGTCAAAGCCCTCGCGTGTGCTCGGGCCGGAGCCGGATCCGGCCGGAGAGCGCGGCGTCGATGACGTCGAGGATCCGCGCGCGATCGTGCGGGAGACGTCCCCCGATGGGCAGGTAATTCGACGCGTGGTTCGTCCGAAAAAGCGCCTCCGTGGGCGTGGCCTCGGCGACGAAGACACGCAGCTCGCGGAGCAGGCCGTGGACGTCGGGCAAAACGAAGCGGCCGCGTCGCTCCAGCGTGGCGAGGGGGGTGTCGGGGACGACGGTCAACGTGAGCGCCGCGAGGTAATCGGGATCCATCGCAGTCGCGAGGCGAGCCGAGGCGCGCGCATGTTCGTCCGTGCGCTCGGTGCCGCCCGCGCCGAGGAGGAAAATCGCCGAGGTCTTCAGGCCCGCGTCCCGGGCGCGGCGCGCGGCCTCGACGTGATCGTCGAACGAGGAGCCCTTGGCAATCCGCTTGAGCACGAGGTCGTCGCCGGATTCGGGGCCGATGTAAAGAAGCGCGAGGCCACGCTCGCGCAAGGTGCGGAGCTCGTCGCTGGTTTTCTCCAGCAAATTGGTCGCCATCGCGTAACAGCTCACCTGCCGGAGGTTCGGGAAGGCGCGGCGGCAGGCGTCGAGGAGGGCGAGCCAATGATCGAGGGGCAAAACGAGGGCATCCCCGTCGGCGACGAAGACCTTTTCCACGTGGTCGCCGAAGGCCGCGCCCGCGGACGTGATGTCTTGCAGGGTCTCGGCGAGGTCGCGGATGCGAAAGGTTTTGTCCCGGTACATGTCGCAGTACGTGCACTTGTTCCAGGAGCAGCCGATCGTGGCCTGCAGGATGTACGAGTGCGCCTCGCTGGGCGGACGGTAGAGCTTGCCTTCGTAGCGCATCGCCGCGAGGAGCCTACCCGAGCCGCGTGGAAGAGGCCAGCGGGCGGCCTGCCGACCCGCCGCGCGCGTGGTACCGTGCCGGCGCTGATGCCTCCCGCCCCGCGACGCCGATCCTTTGCAGCACCAACCATCTGCGCCGCGGGCCGCGACCTGTGACGATGTCCCCCCGCACCTCCACCGCGACCGGCTTCTCGGCCATCCTCCTCTGGTCCCTGCTCGCTCTCTTCACCACGGCGTCGGGCAAAGTCCCGCCGTTCCAGCTCGCCGCCATGACGTTTCTCGTGGGCGGCCTCGCGGGCGTCGCCACCTGGATCCCGCGGCCACACGCCATTCGATCGCTGAGGCAACGGCCCATCGTCTGGGCCCTCGGCACGGGCGGTCTCTTCGGGTATCACGCCCTCTATTTCGCGGCTTTGCGCTGGGCGCCGCCCGCCGAGTCCGGCCTCGTCAATTACCTCTGGCCCCTGCTCATCGTGCTCTTCTCGTCGTTTTTGCCCGGCGAGCGATTGCGCGCGGCCCATGTCGGCGGGGCGCTCCTCGGCTTCGGGGGGATCCTCGTGCTTTTCCTCGGCCGCGGCGCCCTGGACGCCCGCGCCGAGCACCTGCCGGGGTATGCCTGCGCGTTCGCGGCAGCCTTCGTATGGGCGGGGTATTCCGTTCTCTCGCGGCGCTTCGGCGAGGTCCCGACCGATGCCGTGGCCGGCTTCTGCCTGGCGACCTCCGCCCTGAGCTTCCTCGGGCATCTCGTATTCGAAACGACCGTTTGGCCTGAAAACACGACCCAATGGCTCGCGCTCCTCGCGCTCGGCGTCGGCCCGGTCGGGATCGCGTTTTATGTGTGGGACATCGGCGTGAAGCGCGGGGACATCCGGCTGCTCGGCGTGGCGTCGTATGCCGCGCCGGTGTTATCGACCTCGATCCTCGTCCTCGCCGGCCATGCGGAGCCGAGCTTCACGCTCGCCGTCTCCTGCGGGCTGATCGTCGCGGGCGCGCTGGTCGCGACGCTCGGGACGAAGCGCCCCGATCCACTGGTCTCATCGTGAAGCCGCAGAGCTGGGGCGTTGCCCCAGGCCCCAGGAGGGGGCTGTCCGCCCCCTCCACCCCGGACCAGCCAGGGGCTGGACCCAGGGTCGATGAACTGCGCGATGCGCAGTTCATCGAACAGGCCCGGGTCAAGACCGGTAGCGGCGTTGCCAACCGAGACAGGCACGCGGCCTTCCAGCGGGTCGGTGGTAAGACCATGGGGGGTCGCTGGCGTCGGTTCGAGGAGCTGCGCGATGCGCAGTTCCTCGATGAGGCCGTGTCGTCAAGCTTGGGGGCCGAGCCAAAAGGCGACGGGGACGTGTGTGCGAGAGATGGGGGGGCATGGTCTGAAGAGACGACGTCGAGCCTCCGGAGGTACGAGGCCGTGCCTTGGAGGGACGGGAACGTGTCTCTGGGGCGTGCGGTCGAGCCTCCGGAGGTACGAGGCCGTGCCTTGGAGGGACGGGGTCGTGCCTTGGAGGGACGGGAACGTGTCTCTGGGGCGTGCGGTCGAGCCTCCGGAGGTACGAGGCCGTGCCTTGGAGGTACGAGGCCGTGCCTTGGAGGGACGAGGCCGTGCCTTGGAGGAACGGGGGCGATGGTAGGCGCGGCGGGCCCGTGGCGTCGAGAGATGGGCACGATGTAGGGAGACCATGGGCTCATCGCCGAAGACCTACGGCCCCATTGCGTGGAGGGACGGAGCCGTGCCGTTTGGAACGTGAGGCCACCGCGTCACGCCATGACGTCATGCGACGAGACGTTGGCCGCCGACCTGTCAGCGCTGCGGCCTTTGGTAGGCAGGCTCATCCCTGGTCTTGACCGGCGGAGGCGTTCCCCACCAACACAGCCGCGCTGCGGCTTCTGCTGGCCCCCCGGCTCCTTCGTCGGCCCGTTTGAAAAACTGCGCGGAGCGCAGTTTTTCAACCCTGGGTCCAGCCCCTGGCTGGTCCGGGGTCGAGGGGGCGGACAGCCCCCCGCGGGGACCGGGGCGGCGCCCCGGCGCGGCGCTTCCCAGAGGAGACCCATGCTCAGCCCGTAGAGCAGCCTATTTGCTCGACGGCGTCCCCGATCGTTTCTCGGAAAAGCCGTGTTCTTCGAGCTTCGCGTAGAGCTGCGGGCGCGGAATGCCGAGGAGCTTGGCCGCCAGGGTGCGGTTGCCGTCGGCGCGCTGGAGCGCGGACGCGAGCAGATCCCGCTCCAGCCGGGCCACGGCCTCGCGCAGTGGAAGGCCGAGGTAGCGGTTCGTGGGCTCGGTCGGGGACGCGGGGGTCGCGAGCTCGGGCGGGAGCGCGTCGGCGTCGATGACCTCGCCGTGGCACATTTCGGCCGCGCGGCGGACCACGAGGAACAGCTCGCGGACGTTGCCCGGCCAGTCGTGGCGCACGAGCGCGGCCATCGCCTCCTCGGAGATCGCGCGCGCGCGTGTTCCCACGATCGCCCGCGAGACGAGCAGCGCCACGTCGCTCCGGCGCTCGCGCAGCGGTGGAACGGCGATTTCGAGGACCGCGAGCTGATAATAAAGCTCCGCGATCAGAGGGACCTCCAGTGAGCCGGGCGCGAGCCGCGCCAGCGTGACGACGCGGACCGGCGGTGATTCGGAGAGCCAAGCGGCGAACGCGCCTTGCGCCGCCGGCGTCAGATCCCCCGCGCCGTCGACGAGGAGGGTTCCGCCCGCGCGCGCGCCTGCGAGCATCCCCCGAAGCTCGGCGGCGTCCGTCGACGGATCGACGCGCACGACGACGAGCGGCTCGCTGGCGCGGCTCGAATACTCGTGGATCGCGCGGGCCACGAGCTCCTTGCCGGCGCCGGCCTCGCCCTTGACGAGCACGGGGGCCTGCGATCCGGCGGCGCGGCCGATGAGCTTCCAGACTGCGTGCATGGCCGCGCTCCGCCCTACGAGCGGCGTGCTCTCCGCGAGTGCCTCCACGGCCGCCGGAGGCGCGCGCCGCTGCTTGACCGCGCGCGCGACGGTGGCGACGAGGCGCTGCAAATCGAAGGGTTTTGTCAGATAATCGAAGGCCCCGTCGCGCATCGCCTCGATGGTGCGCTCGCCGTCGTCGTACGCGGTGGCCACGATCACGGGCAGATCGCGGTGTTGGCCCGTCCGGAGCTCGCGCAAGAGCTCGAGGCCGCTGCCGTCCTTGAGACGGATGTCGACCAGGGCGCAGTCGAACGTGTTCG
Protein-coding sequences here:
- a CDS encoding sigma-54-dependent transcriptional regulator, translating into MSTVLIVDDEKGIRLGLATALARVGHTTVAAASLAEARTRLAEPNTFDCALVDIRLKDGSGLELLRELRTGQHRDLPVIVATAYDDGERTIEAMRDGAFDYLTKPFDLQRLVATVARAVKQRRAPPAAVEALAESTPLVGRSAAMHAVWKLIGRAAGSQAPVLVKGEAGAGKELVARAIHEYSSRASEPLVVVRVDPSTDAAELRGMLAGARAGGTLLVDGAGDLTPAAQGAFAAWLSESPPVRVVTLARLAPGSLEVPLIAELYYQLAVLEIAVPPLRERRSDVALLVSRAIVGTRARAISEEAMAALVRHDWPGNVRELFLVVRRAAEMCHGEVIDADALPPELATPASPTEPTNRYLGLPLREAVARLERDLLASALQRADGNRTLAAKLLGIPRPQLYAKLEEHGFSEKRSGTPSSK
- a CDS encoding aldo/keto reductase, yielding MRYNKLGSTGLYVSELCFGTMTFGGQGPFGFLGQVQQAEADALVAKAIEAGVNFLDTADTYSEGHSERITGQALKNLGIRRSEIVVATKVFGPAGRGPNSHGSSRGHIMDAVRASLERLQLDHIDLYQLHGFDPATPIEESLEALSDLVRQGLVRYIGVSNWAAWQMAKALGLSALHGVAKIASVQAYYTIAGRELEREIVPMLQSEGLGLLVWSPLAGGFLSGKYTRAQREIEGSRRTAFAFPPVDPERGYDIVDVLAAMAARKGVTVAQLAIAWLLHQKSVTSVILGAKRTDQLSDTLASVDVTLDAEELLQLDEVSKLRAEYPGWMMDIWSRDRATQFAAQRHPR
- a CDS encoding ferredoxin; the encoded protein is MRVIVDEEKCCGAGQCVLLAPKVFDQRDDGIVILLDESPAKELHTVVREAVTVCPAAAIRLEEHE
- a CDS encoding LysR family transcriptional regulator; translated protein: MRREDWPDLVAFAAIAEEQSFTRAAARLGVSTSALSHAMRALEERLGVLLLTRTTRSVAPTDAGERLLATLKPAMDDVASAVESLGTLRDKPAGHVRLTVHSLAMRSITPRLPAFARAFPDVVVDITVDNERTDIVANRFDAGVRYGELVDKDMISVRIGPDERGLVVASPAYFERFPPPKKPQDIAKHRCLCARLSPGGPLYRWELEKRGRSVRVAAPPVFITNDSDSLLAAALAGMGLAYVMESVVLPHLRSGALVRALEDWCPPFPGSFLYYPSRRQLTPALRALIEALRYPAPAAAPREAAR
- a CDS encoding endonuclease/exonuclease/phosphatase family protein; amino-acid sequence: MTTTFSATTYNVLAQCYVRPDRYRGSPADALDPATRRARLLARIDALGSDLLCLQEVEPDLYEALCARLDATHASAYAQRTGRREGSALFARRALFTWHGHDVLHFAAHRPGDDDLALIARLTVDTRPLHVATTHLTWQPDSTPTDEHLGHRQMLELLASRDAAPADVTWLVAGDFNATSQSVVLAAAYERGLAESCRAQRPWDTTAINGRPRKIDYLLSSEGRLDPRPGVLPRLSRDTVMPSASEPSDHLPLTVTFALVS
- a CDS encoding LysM peptidoglycan-binding domain-containing protein, producing the protein MRRFLGSMLALALAPLASAHAAPKEPRAGLAYYANPRTLSHVAAKFGLSVDEIARLNGIKNKHNFNRYGLVLPDVPSTRKLPRYVPWTPARQRAACPVTPWKFVATAEEKGCMDAYCGTGPGGARACLCRDDQADTSMVLTTNGKTLRLPVEVSAFNPWGSSFVDVASADLDGDGAPEVMLSVLQTVSNGLGQEYRPLIVVRDGREMLRYDSGMFTAKTALVRVGKECHLATAHWEEVTHPLKGPALHLVERTFDPTNLRVDRELTGIRAGEGQIYELPFDPLAPRTLPTQSGTLVGIFREDVGTTIKLRTASGTKSLPNARFGDASTGRVFPLGFVPSKVPKGEAVFGRSHDTDIVWLPGPSKR
- a CDS encoding NAD(P)/FAD-dependent oxidoreductase, yielding MTTPTSVLVVGASAGGLSVAEALRREGFTGSLTLLGAERHLPYDRPPLSKKVLGGAWKPEQTQLRPESALAKLEVEFVLGDPAVRLDVGAREVTTASGRCLRADVIVLATGLEPRRLPGQEAWAGVHVLRTVDETLALRADLLAGPRVVVAGDGVLGTEIAATARGMGLAVTMVGPQSAPLASQFGSQVGGYLAKLHVDQGVELRLGVGVTELCGAEGRVSGVRLANGEVLPADVVVVAIGSRPATGWLAGSGLALADGIVCDSRCQAAAGIYAVGDVAFWHHEGFGVGMRLENRTNAVEQAMVVAANILGKDRPYTPVPYFWTDQFDAKIQVHGFVSADAEVAIVEGDPALRQFVALYGSRGKVTGVLGWNMVKQTRQHRQHVVDGTAWSEVVAAARVAST
- the yddG gene encoding aromatic amino acid exporter YddG; amino-acid sequence: MSPRTSTATGFSAILLWSLLALFTTASGKVPPFQLAAMTFLVGGLAGVATWIPRPHAIRSLRQRPIVWALGTGGLFGYHALYFAALRWAPPAESGLVNYLWPLLIVLFSSFLPGERLRAAHVGGALLGFGGILVLFLGRGALDARAEHLPGYACAFAAAFVWAGYSVLSRRFGEVPTDAVAGFCLATSALSFLGHLVFETTVWPENTTQWLALLALGVGPVGIAFYVWDIGVKRGDIRLLGVASYAAPVLSTSILVLAGHAEPSFTLAVSCGLIVAGALVATLGTKRPDPLVSS
- a CDS encoding radical SAM protein, with product MRYEGKLYRPPSEAHSYILQATIGCSWNKCTYCDMYRDKTFRIRDLAETLQDITSAGAAFGDHVEKVFVADGDALVLPLDHWLALLDACRRAFPNLRQVSCYAMATNLLEKTSDELRTLRERGLALLYIGPESGDDLVLKRIAKGSSFDDHVEAARRARDAGLKTSAIFLLGAGGTERTDEHARASARLATAMDPDYLAALTLTVVPDTPLATLERRGRFVLPDVHGLLRELRVFVAEATPTEALFRTNHASNYLPIGGRLPHDRARILDVIDAALSGRIRLRPEHTRGL